From a single Paenibacillus sp. FSL W8-0426 genomic region:
- a CDS encoding MBL fold metallo-hydrolase encodes MSLDQWFTSGMTGLEEVAHDILSMRTLFVNVVFVGEKGSRNWILVDTGMTSFAEDIKQAAEHRFAGPPSAIILTHGHFDHVGTVIELEQFWGVPVYAHPLEMPYLTGQKDYPPADPSVGGGLMSRLSFAYPNEAINLDDRVFCLPKDHSVPGAPGWRWIHTPGHTPGHISLFRDADRCLIAGDAIVTVKQESLWNVLLQDLQMHGPPAYFTTDWDAAHRSVSCLRSLQPEVIVTGHGHALRGTALTDSLEKLDETFEDQIVPEHGKFVD; translated from the coding sequence ATGTCATTAGACCAATGGTTTACATCCGGCATGACAGGGCTTGAAGAAGTCGCGCACGATATCCTCAGTATGCGGACGCTATTTGTCAATGTTGTGTTTGTCGGGGAAAAAGGAAGCAGGAACTGGATTCTTGTCGATACAGGCATGACGTCGTTTGCCGAGGACATCAAACAGGCTGCAGAACATAGATTTGCAGGCCCGCCTTCTGCGATTATACTGACCCATGGCCATTTCGACCATGTGGGAACGGTGATCGAGTTGGAGCAGTTTTGGGGAGTGCCGGTGTATGCCCATCCATTGGAAATGCCTTATTTGACGGGACAAAAGGATTATCCGCCGGCCGATCCGTCCGTGGGCGGCGGCCTGATGTCCAGATTGTCGTTTGCCTATCCGAACGAAGCCATTAATTTGGACGATCGCGTGTTCTGCCTGCCAAAAGATCATTCTGTGCCCGGAGCTCCTGGCTGGCGCTGGATCCATACGCCTGGCCATACGCCGGGACATATTTCGCTGTTCCGGGATGCAGACCGCTGCCTGATTGCCGGAGACGCCATCGTAACGGTGAAGCAGGAATCGTTATGGAACGTGCTTCTTCAGGATTTACAGATGCACGGGCCTCCAGCCTATTTTACGACAGATTGGGATGCGGCCCATCGCTCGGTCAGTTGCTTGCGAAGCCTTCAACCGGAAGTCATCGTCACCGGGCACGGACATGCGCTTCGCGGAACGGCGTTAACGGATTCATTAGAGAAGCTGGATGAAACGTTTGAAGACCAGATCGTACCGGAACACGGCAAGTTTGTGGATTGA
- a CDS encoding aminopeptidase: protein MLTFEQKLDRYAELAVKVGANVQPGQVFVINAMIDAAEFVHLLTRKGYEAGAKQVIVKYSDETVNRLRLEKADEAVLEEPPVWHAREVQELAENNAVFLTVLSSGPDAMKGIDPKRIAAHQRAFGQAMSTYRRYLQADKMSWTGVACPSPAWATKVFPGLPAEDSVARLWDAIFAAVRADQEDPVQAWEQHIARLDSKASVLNGKKYRALHFISPGTDLTVELPEGHIWAQAGSVNEKGTPFVANIPTEEVYTAPLRTGVNGTVTSTKPLSYGGNIIDRFTLTFQNGRIVQYHAEEGQESLERLIHMDEGSRYLGEVALVPYHSPISESGILYYTTLYDENASCHLAIGSSYASNLEGGKTMSPEELAARGMNSSMTHVDFMMGSPETSIYGITANGDREPVFLNGDWAF from the coding sequence ATGTTGACGTTTGAACAAAAATTGGACCGTTACGCCGAACTGGCCGTTAAAGTCGGGGCGAACGTACAGCCTGGACAAGTGTTTGTCATCAATGCCATGATTGATGCTGCTGAATTCGTGCATCTATTGACACGAAAAGGATACGAAGCCGGCGCCAAACAGGTCATCGTGAAATATTCGGACGAAACCGTCAATCGGCTGAGATTGGAAAAGGCTGACGAAGCCGTGCTGGAGGAACCTCCAGTATGGCATGCTCGGGAAGTGCAGGAACTGGCTGAAAACAATGCGGTCTTCCTCACGGTGCTCTCTTCCGGGCCGGATGCCATGAAAGGCATTGATCCGAAGCGCATCGCCGCCCATCAGCGCGCCTTCGGTCAAGCCATGTCCACCTACAGACGATATTTGCAAGCCGACAAAATGAGCTGGACCGGCGTTGCATGCCCTTCTCCGGCCTGGGCAACCAAGGTATTTCCCGGCCTTCCTGCCGAGGATTCGGTAGCCCGGCTGTGGGATGCGATTTTTGCCGCAGTGCGAGCCGATCAGGAAGATCCCGTGCAAGCCTGGGAACAGCATATTGCACGACTCGACAGTAAAGCCTCGGTGCTGAACGGCAAAAAATACCGTGCACTGCATTTCATTTCCCCAGGTACCGACCTGACGGTGGAACTGCCCGAAGGTCATATTTGGGCGCAGGCTGGAAGCGTAAACGAAAAAGGCACCCCTTTCGTCGCCAACATTCCTACCGAAGAAGTCTACACCGCTCCCCTCAGAACAGGGGTCAACGGCACGGTAACCAGCACGAAACCGCTGAGCTACGGCGGCAACATCATTGACCGGTTTACGCTAACGTTCCAAAACGGGCGTATAGTCCAATATCATGCGGAAGAAGGTCAGGAATCGTTGGAGAGGCTGATTCATATGGATGAGGGATCCCGTTATTTAGGAGAAGTCGCTCTTGTTCCGTATCATTCTCCGATCTCGGAGAGCGGAATTTTGTATTATACCACGCTGTACGACGAGAATGCCTCATGCCACCTTGCCATTGGCAGCTCTTACGCTTCCAATCTGGAAGGCGGTAAAACGATGTCTCCCGAGGAACTTGCAGCCCGCGGCATGAATTCAAGCATGACTCATGTCGACTTCATGATGGGTTCGCCTGAAACGAGCATTTACGGCATCACGGCTAACGGCGATCGAGAGCCGGTATTCCTCAACGGGGATTGGGCTTTCTGA
- a CDS encoding aminopeptidase translates to MNSFEKKLQQYAALAVQVGVNVHQGQTLVVNAPISAAHFVRLIVKEAYSVGAKLVKVNWSDETVTRIHYDLAPDEAFSIEPKWFAGEMTELVENGAAVLHVIAENPDLLNGVPQERIVTTQKVRAKALEKYREYQMADKFSWSIVAVPSAEWAAKVFPDLPENEQVEKLWDVIFKTVRIGEQDAVAEWKSHLQNLDSRADLLNSKKYKKLHYTAPGTDLTIELPEGHLWVSGGSINEQGHVFVANMPTEEVFTAPLKTGVNGTVRSTKPLSYGGNLIDGFSITFENGRIVDYTAEQGLEALKSLVEMDEGAHYLGEVALVPHQSPISDTNILFFNTLFDENASNHLAIGNAYAFCLEGGKTMSQQQLAESGLNSSLTHVDFMIGSGEMDINGVTADGTEEPIFRKGNWAF, encoded by the coding sequence ATGAACTCATTTGAAAAAAAACTGCAGCAATATGCTGCTCTGGCCGTCCAAGTCGGCGTCAATGTCCATCAGGGACAAACGCTGGTCGTAAACGCTCCGATCTCGGCCGCGCATTTCGTGCGTCTCATCGTTAAAGAAGCTTACAGCGTGGGCGCCAAGCTCGTAAAGGTCAACTGGAGCGATGAAACAGTGACCCGCATCCACTATGATTTGGCCCCGGACGAAGCGTTCTCGATCGAACCGAAGTGGTTTGCCGGTGAAATGACCGAACTCGTGGAAAATGGCGCAGCCGTACTGCACGTCATCGCCGAGAACCCGGACCTGCTGAACGGCGTTCCGCAGGAACGCATCGTCACGACGCAAAAGGTGCGCGCCAAAGCGCTGGAGAAATACCGCGAGTATCAAATGGCCGACAAATTCAGTTGGTCCATCGTGGCCGTACCGTCTGCGGAATGGGCTGCCAAAGTATTCCCGGATCTGCCGGAGAACGAACAAGTCGAAAAATTGTGGGACGTTATTTTCAAAACCGTTCGAATCGGCGAACAGGATGCCGTTGCCGAATGGAAGAGCCATTTGCAAAACCTCGACTCCCGCGCGGACCTGCTGAATTCGAAAAAATACAAAAAATTGCATTATACCGCACCTGGAACGGATCTGACGATCGAGCTTCCGGAAGGACATCTGTGGGTATCCGGCGGCAGCATCAATGAACAAGGACATGTTTTCGTCGCAAACATGCCAACAGAGGAAGTATTTACGGCTCCGCTCAAAACCGGAGTTAACGGCACCGTTCGCAGCACAAAACCACTGAGCTATGGCGGTAATTTGATCGACGGTTTCTCCATTACATTCGAAAACGGGCGGATCGTGGATTATACGGCCGAACAAGGACTGGAAGCATTGAAAAGCCTGGTCGAAATGGACGAGGGTGCTCATTACCTTGGCGAAGTGGCTCTAGTGCCGCATCAATCGCCGATTTCCGATACAAATATTTTGTTCTTCAACACCTTGTTTGACGAAAATGCATCGAACCATCTCGCCATCGGCAATGCCTATGCGTTCTGTCTGGAAGGCGGTAAAACGATGTCTCAGCAGCAATTGGCGGAAAGCGGGTTGAATTCCAGTCTGACTCATGTGGACTTCATGATTGGTTCGGGCGAAATGGACATCAACGGCGTGACTGCGGACGGAACGGAAGAACCGATCTTCCGTAAAGGCAACTGGGCTTTCTGA